The following are encoded in a window of Paenibacillaceae bacterium GAS479 genomic DNA:
- a CDS encoding Na+/melibiose symporter, with protein METEGRPNRARLLKFGMVMSPRVWLNARIDLAASVLFSLFNVVINQFFIPFALKQGATYTQAGLLAAAPALGLILSPFWAGLVERVGRPKPFVVIPNLIGRLLIFLPALFPHPEVYVVTAFVFHLLMGIQAPAYAALIPKVYPPDLRGRLMGYVRMASGLVMIPMSYAVGFWAESSGPSGPLMAASIMGAVSILLFDTMKLRKEPRRQISPPRFNLRNQWDLVRSNRPLAVFLGATMFAGFGNMFANPLYQIMQVSVLGLSNTEIGLTRVAYFTALLLTYLIAGRLLDRFDIRYTLMAGIAAYAIVPMIYGLGGTFPAIIAGNLIQGIGEAIWDIGILAFIFRLAPGREGIVFSIHLMLFGIRGTIGPLLSTGLSEHLSLTWMLLAASACGWIGTLLFVAGSRKSSAAAAAAD; from the coding sequence GTGGAAACAGAAGGACGACCGAACCGAGCGCGTTTATTGAAGTTCGGCATGGTTATGAGTCCAAGAGTCTGGCTTAATGCGCGGATTGACCTCGCCGCATCAGTTCTGTTCAGTTTGTTTAATGTCGTTATCAACCAGTTTTTCATCCCTTTTGCGCTCAAACAGGGGGCAACTTACACCCAAGCGGGTCTGCTAGCTGCAGCGCCTGCGTTAGGGCTCATTTTATCGCCGTTTTGGGCAGGACTTGTCGAGAGAGTCGGCCGCCCTAAGCCGTTTGTCGTTATTCCCAATTTAATCGGGCGTCTTCTGATCTTTTTACCTGCGCTTTTTCCGCATCCGGAAGTTTATGTTGTAACTGCCTTTGTTTTTCATCTACTGATGGGCATTCAGGCTCCGGCTTATGCGGCTCTCATTCCCAAAGTATACCCACCTGATCTGCGCGGCAGGCTGATGGGATATGTACGTATGGCATCGGGCCTGGTGATGATTCCGATGTCTTATGCAGTTGGTTTTTGGGCTGAATCATCCGGTCCATCGGGACCTTTAATGGCCGCTTCAATTATGGGGGCAGTTTCCATTCTTCTTTTTGATACGATGAAGCTGCGCAAGGAACCGCGCCGTCAGATCTCGCCTCCGCGCTTCAATTTGCGCAATCAATGGGATCTAGTGCGGAGCAATCGGCCGCTCGCCGTATTTCTGGGAGCAACGATGTTCGCTGGTTTCGGCAATATGTTTGCGAATCCCCTTTATCAGATCATGCAAGTATCGGTGCTGGGGCTTTCCAATACGGAGATTGGTTTGACGCGTGTCGCTTACTTTACGGCGCTTCTGCTCACTTATCTCATTGCCGGCAGGCTTCTGGACCGTTTTGATATTCGCTATACATTGATGGCTGGCATTGCCGCTTATGCGATTGTGCCGATGATTTACGGATTAGGTGGTACGTTCCCGGCAATTATTGCTGGAAATTTGATTCAAGGAATCGGAGAGGCGATCTGGGATATCGGCATCCTCGCTTTTATATTCCGGCTCGCTCCGGGCAGGGAAGGGATTGTATTCTCGATCCATCTCATGCTATTCGGCATTCGGGGGACGATCGGTCCACTGCTCAGCACGGGCTTGTCGGAGCATCTATCGCTCACATGGATGCTGCTTGCCGCATCGGCTTGCGGCTGGATCGGTACGTTGTTATTCGTAGCGGGCTCCCGCAAAAGTTCCGCCGCAGCTGCGGCGGCAGATTAA
- a CDS encoding biotin transport system permease protein/energy-coupling factor transport system permease protein/energy-coupling factor transport system ATP-binding protein, with product MAQSNWAGVLVATFAAAALVFPYRKRIAPYVPALRGYAIITLLLAAVAGLRVSPFGFDSDQALDTMLKLTRLMAVMLLGLPLLSLIPPFRMQRAADQLLSPFARLGLPVSRITLAISLMFRFLPLLAAEWQRYARIAAARGKLPAQPGKVPPRMMASIVIPFLLSLLRLGDAVADALEARGFGHGTNNKTMAFRLSFRRSDLNLIIGAFALWLSLYVLSRLN from the coding sequence ATGGCCCAGAGCAACTGGGCCGGCGTACTGGTCGCGACATTTGCTGCCGCTGCCCTGGTGTTCCCGTATCGCAAGCGTATTGCACCATATGTGCCGGCTTTACGCGGATATGCGATCATCACATTGCTTCTTGCTGCTGTAGCAGGCCTTAGAGTCAGTCCGTTCGGTTTCGACAGCGATCAAGCGCTCGACACGATGCTCAAGCTAACCCGCCTGATGGCGGTCATGCTGTTGGGGTTGCCGCTACTTTCGCTGATCCCGCCGTTCCGCATGCAGCGCGCGGCAGATCAACTGCTTTCGCCGTTTGCCCGGCTTGGCTTACCCGTATCGCGCATCACGCTGGCGATATCGCTAATGTTCCGCTTCCTGCCGCTGCTCGCTGCGGAGTGGCAGCGCTATGCGCGAATCGCTGCGGCGAGGGGCAAACTGCCCGCTCAGCCCGGCAAAGTCCCGCCCCGGATGATGGCCAGCATCGTCATTCCGTTTCTATTATCGCTGCTGCGTCTGGGCGATGCTGTGGCGGACGCGCTCGAAGCCCGTGGCTTCGGGCATGGTACGAACAACAAAACAATGGCCTTTCGGCTAAGCTTCAGACGAAGCGATCTCAACTTGATCATAGGCGCCTTTGCGCTATGGTTGTCACTTTATGTCTTATCGCGCTTGAACTAG